Below is a window of Thermodesulfobacteriota bacterium DNA.
CCAGGCAGAAGAAGGGGGAAGGTCAGGGCTGCAGCAGGCGGCTGGCCACGAGGACGGCGCCCCGCAGCCCGACGTCCGGGCTGGTGACCACCGCCACCGGGATGGCTGCCATCAGGGTGTCGAAGCGGCCTTTGGCCCGGAAGGCCTTGAGGAAATCCGGCTGCCGCAGCCGGGGCAGGATCTTGGGGGCAATGCCACCGGCCAGATACAGGCCGCCCCGGCACAGGCCGG
It encodes the following:
- a CDS encoding glucokinase: MATGDPAEAIANAALTGQDPRARQALGLFVRIYGAKAGDLALTGLCRGGLYLAGGIAPKILPRLRQPDFLKAFRAKGRFDTLMAAIPVAVVTSPDVGLRGAVLVASRLLQP